The following proteins are co-located in the Thermosipho africanus Ob7 genome:
- a CDS encoding energy-coupling factor ABC transporter permease, with protein MRFLMVLILVFVIPSFGFSMHIMEGFLPPAHATFWYILSIPFFTYGLFAIRKILKENPKQKMLLAFVAAFAFVLSAMKIPSVTGSCSHPTGVGLGAIIFGPTTMTVLGAIVLLFQALLLAHGGITTLGANVFSMAIVGPLVSYFVYKLLMKTGKRTLAVFLAAFLGDLLTYVTTSFQLALAFPDKSYGMWYSFAKFLGIFAVTQIPLAIIEGFLTVVVLDMILKYNEEIALGGER; from the coding sequence ATGAGGTTTTTGATGGTTTTAATACTTGTTTTTGTAATTCCATCATTCGGATTTAGCATGCACATTATGGAAGGTTTTTTACCACCAGCCCATGCCACTTTCTGGTACATACTTTCTATACCATTTTTTACATACGGACTTTTTGCTATTAGAAAGATATTAAAAGAAAACCCTAAACAAAAGATGTTACTTGCTTTTGTTGCGGCATTTGCGTTCGTGCTTTCTGCAATGAAAATACCTTCTGTTACAGGAAGTTGTTCACATCCTACTGGCGTAGGTCTTGGTGCGATAATATTTGGCCCTACTACTATGACCGTACTTGGTGCTATTGTTCTACTGTTCCAGGCTCTTCTTCTAGCTCATGGTGGTATAACAACTCTTGGAGCAAATGTGTTTTCAATGGCAATTGTTGGTCCACTTGTAAGTTATTTTGTGTATAAATTACTTATGAAAACAGGTAAAAGAACACTTGCAGTGTTTTTAGCAGCATTTTTGGGAGATTTGTTAACCTATGTAACAACTTCTTTTCAACTTGCATTGGCATTTCCAGATAAATCATATGGTATGTGGTATTCATTTGCAAAATTTCTTGGAATTTTTGCTGTAACTCAGATTCCACTTGCAATAATTGAAGGATTTTTGACTGTTGTGGTTTTGGATATGATTCTAAAATACAACGAAGAGATTGCTCTTGGAGGTGAAAGATAA
- a CDS encoding energy-coupling factor ABC transporter substrate-binding protein: MEKKHIYMLVASLVIVIFSLIINSGAEFAGADGMAEEVISQINQDYSPWFSPLWEPPSGEIESLLFSLQAAIGALIIGYYFGILKGKRQVKNDSGKNIV, from the coding sequence ATGGAAAAAAAACACATATACATGTTAGTAGCAAGTTTAGTAATAGTAATTTTTTCTTTGATTATTAACAGTGGTGCTGAATTTGCGGGTGCAGATGGTATGGCAGAAGAGGTAATATCTCAAATTAATCAAGATTATTCACCGTGGTTTTCACCACTTTGGGAACCACCAAGTGGAGAAATTGAAAGTCTGTTATTTTCCTTGCAGGCAGCAATTGGTGCTTTGATAATAGGATACTATTTTGGAATTTTAAAAGGAAAAAGGCAGGTAAAAAATGATAGCGGAAAAAATATCGTATGA
- a CDS encoding CbiQ family ECF transporter T component, whose protein sequence is MIAEKISYDNRFSNIHPLPKIIFSFSLLFLTFWFSNIVNLLVIASIFLLCFLGKIKITDFLKFFLVIVLFIFLSSLTLFFDFSSLTIQRGLKVFVRSVAGTSCILFLIFTTPVVDIISFIHFRMLKDLIFLIYRAIYILLKVVEQMITAQTARFGYSNFRNTINSMKYLMYGAFSRSIKYSEESYMGLSSRNYNGTIEILKEYRLNLYILIPFVVEIVLIALEVFYVKA, encoded by the coding sequence ATGATAGCGGAAAAAATATCGTATGATAATAGATTTTCAAATATTCATCCTTTACCAAAAATTATATTTTCTTTTTCTTTGCTTTTTCTGACTTTTTGGTTTAGTAATATTGTAAATCTTCTAGTTATTGCTTCTATATTTTTACTGTGCTTTTTGGGGAAAATTAAGATAACAGATTTTTTGAAGTTTTTCCTTGTAATAGTTTTGTTTATTTTTCTTTCAAGTTTAACTCTTTTTTTTGATTTCTCATCTCTTACAATTCAAAGGGGTTTAAAGGTTTTTGTTAGAAGTGTTGCAGGAACATCATGTATACTTTTTCTAATATTTACAACTCCAGTTGTTGATATTATTTCTTTTATACATTTTAGAATGTTAAAAGATCTAATATTTCTAATATACCGTGCGATTTATATACTTCTCAAAGTAGTTGAGCAGATGATTACTGCACAAACGGCAAGATTTGGTTATTCAAATTTTAGAAATACAATTAACAGTATGAAATACCTTATGTACGGAGCTTTTTCCAGGTCTATTAAATATTCTGAGGAAAGCTATATGGGACTTTCAAGTAGGAATTATAACGGTACTATAGAGATTCTAAAGGAATATAGATTAAATCTGTATATCTTAATTCCTTTTGTGGTTGAAATTGTTCTTATTGCTTTGGAGGTTTTTTATGTTAAGGCTTGA
- a CDS encoding energy-coupling factor ABC transporter ATP-binding protein — MLRLENVYFSYESKNYILEDISLEFKKGLKIAILGRNGCGKTTLMLLCSGILKPKKGKIFIDDLEVKNPRLLKKHVGIVFQNPDTQLLAAKVYQDISFGLFNLGFGKDIVKKKVEEIIKRLGIEHLKNKPTQFLSYGQKRLVSIADILVMEPEYIFLDEPEAYLDYKSFLKVQEIISELPKEGKSVIISTHDSDFAFEWADYIYVIDNKTVALHGTPDYVFSQLEDLQKIGLKIPLIKRLEV, encoded by the coding sequence ATGTTAAGGCTTGAAAATGTGTATTTTTCGTATGAGTCAAAGAATTACATTCTTGAAGATATAAGTTTAGAGTTTAAAAAGGGATTAAAAATAGCAATACTTGGCAGGAATGGTTGTGGTAAAACAACTTTGATGCTTTTATGTTCAGGTATTTTAAAACCAAAAAAAGGAAAAATATTTATTGATGATTTAGAAGTTAAAAATCCAAGGCTTTTAAAAAAACATGTAGGTATTGTGTTTCAAAATCCAGATACACAGTTATTAGCCGCAAAAGTTTATCAAGATATTTCTTTTGGACTTTTTAATCTTGGTTTTGGAAAAGACATAGTAAAGAAAAAGGTTGAAGAAATTATTAAACGCCTTGGAATAGAACACTTAAAAAATAAGCCGACACAGTTTTTGAGTTATGGGCAAAAAAGATTAGTTAGCATTGCAGATATTCTTGTAATGGAGCCAGAATATATCTTTCTAGATGAGCCAGAAGCTTATCTTGATTACAAATCATTTTTGAAAGTCCAAGAAATTATTTCAGAGCTTCCGAAGGAAGGAAAAAGTGTTATTATTTCTACTCATGATAGTGATTTTGCATTTGAATGGGCAGATTATATTTATGTCATTGACAACAAAACAGTTGCTTTACATGGAACACCAGATTATGTATTTTCACAGTTAGAAGATTTACAAAAGATAGGATTAAAAATTCCATTAATAAAAAGATTGGAGGTATAG
- a CDS encoding diphthine--ammonia ligase, with protein sequence MKVFCSFSGGKDSMLALYYGLKKYKKVDYLFTMLSEDCIHSRAHGLPKSLLEKQAQSIGIRLITKCSSWKEYENNFLSFLDEYVKGGVGIFGDIDLQEHLDWVENVCSKKDVEVFEPLWLKKRKDVVSEFLSLGFKAKIIALKKDLGIEKYLGKDLTFDLADEFEKIGVDACGENGEFHTFVYDGPIFKYPVDFKVKGTVQKERNIVLELE encoded by the coding sequence ATGAAGGTATTTTGTTCATTTAGTGGCGGAAAAGATTCAATGCTTGCACTTTACTATGGTCTAAAAAAATACAAAAAAGTAGATTATCTTTTTACAATGCTCTCAGAAGATTGTATTCATTCAAGAGCTCATGGACTTCCAAAAAGTTTACTAGAAAAACAAGCTCAAAGTATTGGTATTAGATTAATTACAAAATGTAGCAGTTGGAAGGAATATGAAAACAATTTTTTGAGTTTTCTTGATGAGTATGTCAAAGGAGGAGTTGGCATATTTGGAGATATTGATCTTCAAGAACATCTCGATTGGGTGGAAAACGTGTGTTCAAAAAAAGATGTAGAAGTTTTTGAACCACTTTGGCTAAAGAAAAGAAAAGATGTGGTAAGTGAATTTCTTTCACTTGGTTTTAAGGCAAAGATTATTGCGTTAAAAAAAGATTTAGGTATTGAAAAGTACCTTGGAAAAGATTTAACCTTTGATCTTGCAGATGAATTTGAAAAAATCGGTGTAGATGCGTGCGGGGAAAATGGAGAATTTCATACCTTTGTGTACGATGGCCCTATATTTAAGTATCCAGTTGATTTTAAAGTAAAAGGAACAGTTCAAAAAGAAAGAAATATTGTTTTAGAACTTGAGTAA
- a CDS encoding flavodoxin family protein — MKKVLVINGSARKGRTFELLKNIAEKLPYDVEYIHLKEYDIKDCLGCEVCIKKDFCVIKDQAEELMEKLKSADGIVLGTPVYIENVSGVLKKFLDRTCRWYHRPPLLGKPALLVATTAGSSLKKVLQYLEDVVTTWGMIPTGKIGKRVSEKRVVSKKQIKKIYKCYGKATKKIYKIN; from the coding sequence ATGAAAAAAGTCTTGGTTATTAACGGCAGCGCAAGAAAGGGAAGAACCTTTGAACTTTTAAAAAATATTGCAGAAAAACTTCCATATGATGTAGAGTATATACACTTAAAAGAGTATGATATTAAAGATTGTCTTGGATGTGAAGTGTGTATAAAAAAAGATTTTTGCGTTATTAAAGACCAGGCAGAAGAGCTAATGGAAAAACTAAAATCTGCAGATGGTATTGTTCTTGGAACACCAGTCTACATTGAAAATGTTTCTGGAGTCTTAAAAAAGTTTCTTGATAGGACATGCAGATGGTATCACAGACCTCCTCTTTTAGGAAAACCTGCACTTTTAGTTGCAACTACCGCAGGAAGTTCCCTAAAAAAAGTTCTCCAATATCTTGAAGACGTTGTAACAACATGGGGAATGATCCCAACTGGGAAAATAGGTAAACGTGTTTCTGAAAAAAGAGTAGTAAGCAAAAAACAAATAAAAAAAATTTATAAATGCTATGGAAAAGCCACCAAAAAGATATATAAGATTAACTAA
- a CDS encoding RNase H family protein produces MFFNKKREATAIKILAATSKEVANEFAENILCIKVYIDGSYSSETKKIGFSIVILSQKIEKFYKSIENEELAKHRNVSGEILAVLYALEIAKQKGFKCITLYYDYEGLEKWITGEWRAKTPLTRVYKEKFYNYAKDIKVKFEKVKSHTGVKYNELADELAKYAVETNESNIDFEVVI; encoded by the coding sequence GTGTTTTTTAATAAAAAACGTGAAGCTACAGCAATAAAAATTTTAGCTGCAACCAGCAAAGAAGTAGCAAATGAGTTTGCCGAAAATATCCTCTGTATAAAGGTTTATATAGACGGCAGTTATTCTTCAGAAACCAAAAAAATTGGATTTTCAATAGTAATACTTTCACAAAAAATTGAAAAATTCTACAAAAGTATAGAAAATGAGGAACTTGCAAAACACAGAAATGTAAGTGGAGAAATCCTTGCAGTTTTGTACGCCCTAGAAATTGCAAAGCAAAAAGGATTTAAATGTATAACCTTATATTACGACTATGAAGGCCTTGAAAAATGGATAACGGGTGAATGGCGGGCAAAAACACCTCTTACAAGAGTCTACAAAGAAAAATTTTACAATTATGCAAAAGACATAAAGGTAAAATTTGAAAAGGTAAAATCCCACACAGGTGTAAAATACAACGAACTTGCAGATGAACTTGCAAAGTATGCAGTAGAAACAAATGAATCTAATATAGATTTTGAGGTGGTTATATGA
- the guaA gene encoding glutamine-hydrolyzing GMP synthase, whose product MNTVVVLDYGSQYTQLIVRRVREKGYYAELLPWDASKEEVQNLNPAAIILSGGPASVFEKDAPFVPDYILELNIPILGICYGLQSLVHKFGGIVEKSPKREFGHAVLKVKDDPLFEGLPKEFDVWMSHSDRVEKLPEGFLVIGESENSPYAAIRNKDGTIYGVQFHPEVTHTSFGDKILENFVSKVAKMEKNWKMTDFIEEKINEIRKVVGNDKVILGLSGGVDSSVVALLLDKAIGKNSIPIFVDTGLLRLNERQEVEENFRKLGIDIVVVDAKERFLSNLKGVEDPEEKRKIIGHTFIDVFYEASMKLLEKHGNIKYLAQGTLYPDIIESKVSERKAAAKIKTHHNVGGLPEKLPFKIIEPFRYLFKDEVRKIGKILGLPDEMINRHPFPGPGLAVRIIGEVTNEAIKILQHADHIFIEELKKNDLYDKVWQAFAVFLPIRSVGVMGDYRTYDNVIALRAVNSFDGMTADWSKLPHEFLNKVAKRIVNEVDGVNRVVYDITSKPPATIEWE is encoded by the coding sequence TTGAATACTGTTGTTGTCCTTGATTATGGATCCCAGTATACTCAACTTATTGTAAGACGCGTTAGGGAAAAAGGTTATTATGCTGAACTACTTCCTTGGGACGCTTCAAAAGAAGAAGTTCAAAACTTAAATCCTGCAGCAATAATTCTCTCCGGTGGTCCTGCAAGTGTTTTTGAAAAAGACGCACCGTTTGTTCCTGACTATATTTTAGAATTGAACATTCCCATCCTTGGAATATGCTATGGCCTTCAATCACTAGTCCACAAATTTGGAGGGATAGTGGAAAAATCTCCAAAAAGAGAGTTTGGACATGCTGTATTAAAAGTAAAAGATGATCCTCTATTTGAAGGCTTACCTAAAGAGTTTGATGTATGGATGAGTCATTCAGACAGAGTCGAAAAATTACCAGAAGGATTCCTTGTTATTGGAGAGAGTGAAAATTCACCTTATGCTGCAATACGAAACAAAGATGGAACTATATACGGTGTTCAATTTCACCCAGAAGTTACTCATACAAGTTTTGGAGACAAAATATTGGAAAATTTTGTCTCTAAAGTCGCAAAGATGGAAAAAAATTGGAAAATGACAGACTTTATTGAAGAAAAGATAAATGAAATTAGAAAAGTAGTAGGTAATGACAAAGTAATTTTGGGACTTTCTGGTGGAGTTGATTCATCAGTTGTTGCACTGCTGCTTGACAAAGCAATTGGAAAAAATTCAATCCCAATATTTGTTGATACTGGTCTTCTAAGGCTAAATGAAAGGCAAGAAGTAGAAGAAAATTTTAGAAAATTGGGAATAGATATAGTCGTTGTTGATGCAAAAGAAAGGTTTTTAAGTAACCTAAAAGGAGTTGAAGATCCGGAAGAAAAAAGGAAAATAATAGGTCACACCTTTATAGACGTGTTTTATGAGGCTTCAATGAAACTCCTTGAAAAGCATGGAAATATAAAGTATCTTGCTCAGGGTACACTCTATCCGGACATTATTGAAAGTAAAGTTAGCGAACGGAAAGCTGCCGCAAAGATAAAAACACACCACAATGTAGGTGGACTTCCCGAAAAGTTACCTTTTAAAATTATAGAACCTTTTAGATATCTCTTTAAGGATGAGGTAAGAAAAATTGGAAAGATTCTTGGACTTCCTGATGAAATGATAAATAGACATCCGTTTCCTGGACCAGGACTTGCAGTAAGGATTATAGGAGAGGTAACAAATGAAGCTATAAAAATACTGCAACATGCAGATCATATATTCATTGAAGAGCTAAAGAAAAACGATCTATATGATAAAGTATGGCAGGCATTTGCTGTATTTTTACCTATTAGATCCGTTGGAGTTATGGGAGACTATAGAACATATGATAACGTTATTGCTTTAAGGGCAGTTAATAGCTTTGATGGTATGACTGCAGATTGGTCAAAACTTCCACATGAATTTTTAAATAAAGTTGCAAAAAGAATAGTAAATGAGGTAGATGGTGTAAACAGGGTAGTATATGACATAACTTCTAAACCACCTGCAACAATTGAATGGGAATAA
- a CDS encoding LemA family protein, producing MIWVILGIILLILFWVIGTYNSLVKLKKMIENAWSQIDVQLKRRHDLIPNLVNSVKGYMKFEQETLEKVLQARASAISSKDISKKIEAENQLTGALSKLLAVVENYPDLKANENVSSLMEELRKTEDKISYARQFYNDIVMKYNTKISVFPSNIIASMFKFKEAPFFKVEEAEKEVPNVDLSF from the coding sequence TTGATCTGGGTTATTCTAGGTATTATATTATTAATTCTTTTCTGGGTTATTGGTACATACAACTCTCTAGTAAAACTTAAAAAGATGATAGAAAACGCTTGGAGTCAAATCGATGTTCAACTTAAAAGAAGGCACGATCTAATTCCAAATCTTGTTAACAGTGTAAAAGGATACATGAAATTTGAACAGGAAACACTTGAAAAAGTTTTGCAAGCAAGAGCTTCTGCTATTTCAAGCAAAGATATTAGTAAAAAAATTGAGGCAGAAAATCAACTTACTGGAGCATTATCAAAACTTTTAGCTGTTGTAGAAAATTATCCCGACCTAAAGGCTAACGAAAATGTAAGCTCTTTAATGGAAGAACTAAGAAAAACAGAAGACAAAATATCATACGCAAGGCAATTTTACAACGATATAGTAATGAAATACAATACAAAGATTTCAGTTTTCCCTTCAAACATAATTGCTTCTATGTTTAAATTTAAGGAAGCTCCATTCTTTAAAGTTGAAGAAGCTGAAAAAGAAGTCCCAAATGTTGACTTATCTTTTTAA
- a CDS encoding DUF2207 domain-containing protein, protein MKIAKYILLTIISIIAIIIIQLFISGYIQWYFNGMYEITSANIEQIMDEDGIVHVHEVINYKMRKPFRGVYRYVEQSRAVKIENVKLWIENVNGERVEFLRKNDREFEARVWVSNTPISPQEIENIELHVTYDAKYVFENGSDISQVFRQFWGPRWDAPVNNITAKFVFPKDLTAEKIYTHPKINYSRNGNTFTLNIKKLPPYTFAEARFIFPPKKLKYSYENPSLYLNDIEKIEKSYSSKVFLSRILPPILTILSITLLMLIFNFFGREKEIPYSGIYEREIPYNDSPDIVNAIVVNQLSKIDSDGISAVIMDLYKKKYVELDKEGEYIKILDRDGNDLSETEKLFYQLLKKYSFENIFSFSQLKKTLSKDKKLAKDFLDEFNAYKSLVVDIAKSRKYLSLAGTYLSYLVGIFSIISSILIFFSFSKINFLYQSVFSSLIFAIGAVVFILPKDVFGSWSKEGREYYLKWKNFEKFLTDYSLLSQYPPESIILWEDYLVYATALSIADKVEKHLKKLIPKDIDVNETVYYYPYRRFGRQFYVISTVAHSTVYGNSSGKGGFSGGAGGIGGGSGGGGGGAF, encoded by the coding sequence ATGAAAATTGCAAAATATATACTTTTAACTATTATTTCTATCATTGCAATTATTATCATACAGCTTTTTATTAGCGGATATATACAATGGTATTTCAACGGAATGTATGAAATTACTTCCGCTAACATAGAGCAAATAATGGATGAAGATGGTATAGTCCATGTACATGAAGTAATTAATTACAAAATGAGAAAGCCCTTTAGAGGTGTATATAGATACGTAGAACAAAGCAGAGCTGTAAAAATAGAAAACGTAAAATTGTGGATTGAAAATGTTAATGGCGAAAGAGTTGAATTTTTAAGAAAAAATGACAGAGAATTTGAGGCAAGAGTGTGGGTATCTAATACTCCCATATCACCGCAAGAGATTGAAAACATTGAACTTCACGTCACATATGATGCAAAGTACGTATTTGAAAATGGAAGTGATATTTCACAAGTCTTTAGACAATTTTGGGGGCCAAGATGGGATGCTCCAGTCAATAACATAACCGCAAAATTTGTCTTTCCAAAAGATTTAACTGCAGAAAAAATATACACTCACCCAAAAATAAATTATTCAAGAAATGGTAATACATTCACCTTAAACATTAAAAAACTCCCACCTTATACATTTGCAGAAGCAAGATTTATATTTCCTCCCAAAAAGTTGAAATACTCATATGAAAATCCAAGCCTTTATTTAAATGATATAGAAAAAATTGAAAAATCTTATTCTTCAAAAGTCTTTTTAAGTAGAATATTACCACCTATACTTACAATTTTATCAATCACTCTTTTAATGCTTATTTTCAACTTTTTTGGAAGAGAAAAAGAAATTCCATACAGTGGGATATATGAGAGGGAAATACCATATAATGATTCTCCAGATATTGTTAACGCAATAGTTGTAAATCAATTAAGTAAAATTGATTCTGATGGAATTAGTGCGGTAATCATGGATCTTTACAAAAAGAAATATGTAGAACTTGATAAAGAAGGGGAATACATAAAAATCCTTGACAGAGACGGAAATGATTTAAGTGAAACTGAAAAACTTTTCTATCAACTATTAAAAAAATACTCATTTGAAAATATTTTTTCTTTCTCGCAGCTTAAAAAAACTTTATCTAAGGATAAAAAACTTGCTAAAGACTTTCTTGACGAATTTAATGCATACAAGTCTCTTGTAGTAGATATCGCAAAATCAAGAAAGTATTTATCTCTTGCTGGTACTTACCTTTCCTATTTAGTTGGAATATTTTCAATAATTTCTTCAATTTTAATATTTTTCTCTTTTTCAAAAATAAACTTTTTATATCAGAGTGTTTTTTCAAGCCTGATTTTTGCAATAGGTGCAGTGGTATTCATTTTACCAAAGGATGTATTTGGTAGTTGGTCAAAAGAAGGAAGAGAATACTATCTTAAATGGAAAAACTTTGAAAAATTTTTAACTGATTATTCTCTTCTTTCACAATATCCTCCAGAATCTATAATTTTGTGGGAAGATTATCTTGTGTATGCAACAGCGCTTTCCATAGCCGATAAGGTTGAAAAACACTTGAAAAAATTGATACCTAAAGACATCGATGTAAACGAAACAGTGTATTATTATCCATATAGAAGATTTGGAAGACAGTTTTATGTTATTTCTACAGTTGCACATTCAACAGTTTATGGAAACTCCTCAGGAAAAGGAGGATTTTCAGGCGGAGCCGGTGGTATTGGTGGAGGCTCCGGTGGTGGTGGTGGTGGAGCTTTTTAA
- a CDS encoding nitroreductase family protein, which produces MIFDLAKKRKTTRIFLNEKVNIEDIKYAINVAKEAPSGMNSQPWHFVIVDDEKLKEKIRKSVEEKEKIFYEKSKGKLKDFLNEYNITWQKSFLTEAPYLILVYSDKRFPFSKESTWISVGYLLLALEEKGLSSLTYTPPNPQDFNFSTYKLEVIIPVGHGNDPKPKLKRKDLNEIISYNKI; this is translated from the coding sequence GTGATTTTTGATCTTGCAAAGAAAAGAAAAACTACAAGAATATTTTTAAATGAAAAGGTAAATATTGAAGATATAAAATATGCTATAAACGTAGCAAAAGAAGCACCATCAGGTATGAACAGTCAACCGTGGCATTTTGTGATAGTCGATGATGAAAAACTAAAAGAAAAGATTAGAAAATCTGTGGAAGAAAAAGAAAAAATATTCTATGAAAAATCTAAAGGAAAACTAAAAGATTTTCTTAATGAATATAATATAACTTGGCAAAAAAGCTTTCTAACGGAAGCTCCTTATTTAATTTTAGTCTATTCAGACAAAAGATTTCCATTCTCAAAAGAATCCACTTGGATATCTGTCGGATATCTACTTTTAGCACTTGAAGAAAAAGGACTCTCAAGTCTTACATATACGCCACCAAATCCTCAAGATTTTAACTTTTCAACTTATAAACTGGAAGTTATTATACCAGTAGGACATGGAAATGACCCAAAACCAAAACTAAAAAGAAAAGACTTAAACGAAATAATATCATATAACAAAATTTAA